GCTGGTTCAGGGTCAGGGTCTGGCCAGGTGTCAGAGGAGAAGAAGGCTGCGGGGGTAACTCTGAGGGTCCCTCGCAAGGTTTTTGATCCAGACCTGAGGAAGCAACTCCCGGGTCTAGGACCGTCGTAGGTCCCTGCCAACCAAAAGTGGAGGCTGAGTCAGCgatcgccccgccccgccctcaaAATCGGGATGAAGAGCGCGTGCCCAGAACAGCAGCAACCGCACAGAGAGGGCTCTGCGCTGCTGCGCCCACGCCCGCGGAGCCCCAAGCCAGAGTCTGGAGGTTTTCCTGAACCTCAGCCCTGTTGACTTTGCCGCTGGATGGCGCTGTGCatgttggggtgggggctgaCCTGTGCAATGTCGGAAGTGTAGCAGCATCCCCGGCCTCTACCCACTGGAGGCCGGTcgcatccccctcccccctgcaatTGTGACCATCcaaaatgtcttcaaatattgccagatgcctccccaccccaacccgcCTCGGATGGCCGGACAGAGAGGAATATCACTGCTGGTTGGGAACCACTGCTTTGGGGAATAGTGGTAGGAGAGGCAGACAGCATCCTGAAATAGAATATAGGTCAGCAGGCCACTTGAACTTGCTGGACAATAAAGTGAAAGAAATGCAAGTATGCAAATGAAGAAGCAAAAAGatatggttttttaattttagctttagAATTAAATAGCAAAGGCCTCACAATCTGTGGATGACAACGTTTTGGCTGAAtggctggagggagggcaggatggatggatgagtggacaaatggacagacatatagatgataggtaggtaggatccttaacccactgagccaggcaagggattgaatccgaaacctcaaggttcctaggcagatttgtttccgcgGCGCCATGGCGGGAAGTCCTGgtttctgttcttattttctgtttcctagTTCATCCGACCATCCATCCACTCACGCGtttatccttccatccatccatcgatCCAACCACCCATCCATTCATACGTACATCCATCCACTTATTCAGAGTGTACTCAGTGGCTTCATTCAGTTCTTGGGAACAGGTGTCTCTCCTCAGAACTGACACTTCTAGGGACCCGGAACCTGCCTGGAGCCCCCAAAGTCTTTCTCTCCAACACGACAGGTTTCCTGAGCACAGCCTAGCTGGGCGTGACCCCTGGAGTCCCAGGATCCCACACCAGGTGTCTCCCTTGATCCCCCCTTGTGTCTGCAAAGAGCCCCTACCTCCCTGGCTCCTGAAccttcctgcctccagcctcagggTGACGTCCGAGCTTCCAGAGGGCCTGACCCCTGGGGCCCAGCTGGCCCAGGATCTTGAGGGTGAAAACAAGACTGCTTGTGTCTTCTAGGCTCTTTGTGTCTGAGCGGCCCCAGCACTGTGACGGGCGCCGTGGGGGGAGCCCTGAGTGTGCAGTGTCGGTACCAGGAGGAATACAAGGAGTTTGACAAATACTGGTGCAGACAACCCTGCTCGCTAATTTGGCACCAGGCTGTGGAGACCAGAGGAGCCAATGTGGAGGTGAGGAGCGGCCGAGTGTCCATCGTGGACCGTCCCGAGGACCTCACCTTCACCGTGACCTTGGAGAACCTCACTGCACAGGATGCAGGAAAATACAGGTGTGGGGTTGCCACGATCCTGCAGGAAGAAGGACTCCTTGGCTTCCTGCCTGATCCCTTT
The Phacochoerus africanus isolate WHEZ1 chromosome 14, ROS_Pafr_v1, whole genome shotgun sequence DNA segment above includes these coding regions:
- the LOC125114702 gene encoding protein CD300H-like isoform X2, with amino-acid sequence MSQGPSFPHFLTNHENSTKRLMQEAEKCQEKQKRERERVRGSCMRRLQPLDAPQLESSPRGLAMRLLAALLLLWVPGSLCLSGPSTVTGAVGGALSVQCRYQEEYKEFDKYWCRQPCSLIWHQAVETRGANVEVRSGRVSIVDRPEDLTFTVTLENLTAQDAGKYRCGVATILQEEGLLGFLPDPFFQVQVIVPPGPSSAASTSCSWSS